From the genome of Pelosinus sp. IPA-1, one region includes:
- a CDS encoding LamG-like jellyroll fold domain-containing protein, whose product MYEVDQYTVSLLHFDDGLKDECGKVWTPQGGAVVTTDQKMIGTSSLWLDKTKNSYMTTPDNADFDFASSDFTVDFNVMFNSLPSSVAVFISKRIHYSYSHSFTMGYSSSHIQCAFNDNDITHSIDWIPEMHKWYHIAMVRSQNKMLYFINGILVKSFDFNVRIKSTPGVDLALGTSRSSGIYDNGYLLDGYLDEFRISNIARWTEDFTIPTAPSVNAPTSLMAAAGDSQVTLSWNAVTGATGYNVKRSTTAGGSYTTIATNVAGTSYVDNAVTNGTTYYYVVTAVNVSGNESANSNEASATPQAPSGHGLLRITMNDSSEREYRLSTVEIEKFIKWYDRTVCTGNTCYAFDDIVDDSKEYLSFERIISFKVIPLAK is encoded by the coding sequence ATGTATGAAGTTGATCAGTACACAGTATCGCTGTTGCATTTCGATGATGGATTGAAGGATGAGTGTGGAAAGGTTTGGACTCCTCAAGGGGGAGCCGTGGTGACCACTGACCAAAAGATGATAGGGACATCTAGTTTATGGTTAGATAAAACTAAAAATTCCTATATGACGACACCAGACAATGCGGATTTTGACTTTGCAAGCAGTGATTTTACAGTTGATTTTAACGTAATGTTTAATAGTTTGCCGTCTTCTGTGGCGGTGTTTATCTCTAAACGTATTCATTATAGTTATAGTCATTCATTTACTATGGGGTATTCGAGTAGTCATATACAATGTGCTTTTAATGACAATGACATAACACACAGTATTGATTGGATACCAGAGATGCATAAATGGTATCATATAGCTATGGTACGTAGCCAAAACAAAATGCTTTATTTTATTAACGGTATTTTAGTTAAGTCTTTTGATTTCAATGTTAGAATTAAATCTACACCAGGGGTCGATCTTGCATTGGGCACTAGCAGATCAAGTGGTATATATGATAATGGTTATTTACTAGATGGCTATCTAGATGAATTTCGTATATCCAATATTGCCCGTTGGACTGAAGACTTTACAATTCCTACTGCACCTTCAGTAAATGCGCCTACTAGTTTAATGGCAGCCGCAGGCGATTCTCAAGTGACTCTTTCCTGGAATGCAGTTACTGGAGCAACTGGCTATAATGTAAAACGCTCCACAACAGCAGGTGGCTCATATACTACTATTGCTACAAATGTAGCAGGTACGAGCTATGTTGATAATGCAGTAACAAATGGCACTACCTACTACTATGTAGTTACTGCAGTTAATGTAAGCGGGAATGAAAGTGCTAATTCAAATGAGGCTTCTGCAACTCCGCAGGCTCCAAGTGGACACGGATTGTTACGGATTACTATGAACGATTCTAGCGAAAGAGAATATAGATTGTCTACAGTCGAGATTGAAAAATTTATTAAGTGGTATGATCGTACTGTTTGTACAGGCAATACTTGCTATGCATTTGATGATATTGTAGATGATAGTAAGGAATATCTATCATTTGAGAGGATTATTAGTTTTAAAGTGATACCGCTAGCTAAGTAG
- a CDS encoding LamG-like jellyroll fold domain-containing protein: MYEVDQYTVSLLHFDDGLKDECGVIWEPSNGATVTSSKKEFGASSLLLNGNKQFIQTNNNFNIGADDFTIDFWMLINDFNGSTTTDGQGICSWVTTPNYIGTAIALNKKDKSIYLAGGNAPTFKSPKVLQTNLMYHIAFVRHLGKCAIAINGEFSDWSTLDSITSINNLVLGRFYTNYDDYYSNVCIDEFRISNIARWTSDFDPNPQVGKALLVVTMSDQIQKEYELSKAQIDDFITWYDNRSTGTGLPHYTFNKDFNLGPFQSRKDYLVFDKIQNFEVMEYAK; this comes from the coding sequence ATGTATGAAGTTGATCAATACACAGTATCGTTATTGCATTTCGATGATGGATTGAAAGATGAGTGTGGAGTTATTTGGGAACCTAGTAATGGTGCTACGGTTACCAGTAGTAAGAAGGAATTTGGTGCAAGTTCGTTATTATTAAATGGGAATAAGCAATTCATTCAGACAAACAATAATTTTAACATTGGAGCAGATGATTTTACTATTGATTTTTGGATGTTGATTAATGATTTCAATGGCTCGACGACTACGGATGGTCAAGGTATTTGTTCTTGGGTAACGACACCGAATTATATTGGAACGGCAATTGCTCTCAATAAAAAAGATAAATCTATTTATCTTGCTGGCGGAAATGCGCCTACATTTAAAAGCCCAAAAGTATTACAGACTAATTTAATGTATCATATAGCATTCGTTAGACATCTAGGAAAATGTGCGATAGCAATTAATGGAGAGTTTAGTGATTGGAGTACGCTTGACAGTATTACAAGTATAAATAACCTGGTTTTGGGAAGATTTTATACAAATTATGATGATTACTATTCAAATGTTTGTATTGATGAATTTCGAATTTCTAATATCGCTCGTTGGACTTCTGATTTTGACCCAAATCCGCAAGTAGGCAAAGCCCTTCTAGTCGTAACAATGTCAGATCAAATCCAAAAGGAATATGAGCTTTCAAAGGCTCAAATTGACGACTTTATCACATGGTATGACAATCGATCCACCGGAACGGGTTTGCCACACTATACGTTCAATAAAGATTTTAACTTAGGACCATTTCAGAGCCGTAAAGACTATCTAGTTTTTGACAAGATTCAAAACTTTGAAGTAATG